The DNA segment ggggatcttcctgatccagggatcaaactcgtgtctcttagtctcctgcattggcaggccagttctttaccactagtgccacctgggaagccctagacagACCTGAGCATCACCCTACAAAAACTCAAACCCTTGTAAAGTAACTGCGTCTCTGTTGGAGACCTGTCCAGTTTAACAAGGAAGACCCTGTGCTGCTAGCCTTCCTAAAGCCCTCTTTCACCGCCTCTTTGCCTCCAGTGGTCCTATTCCTAACAGCAGGTATTAGcatattttctttgttcttgaAACACCTTGGGGTCACGTATCACCTTCCTTGTACAGACTGACCTATATACTAGGTTTACCcattgtggtggtggtgtttagtcactaagttgtatccgactcttttgcgaccccatggactgtagcccactaggctcctctgtccatggaatttcccaggcaagaattacaggagtgggctgtcatttccttctccagggcatcttcctgacccagggatcaaacccacgtctcctgcactgtcaggcaaattctttaccactgagccaccagggaagccctatgattaCCCACacatttcttctgctgctgctgctaagtcacttcagtcgtgtccaactctgcatgaccccatagacagcagcccaccaggctcccccgtccctgggattctccaggcaagaacactggagtgggttgccatttccttctccaatgcatgaaagtgaaaaatgaaagtgaagtggctcagtcgtgtccgactctttgcgaccccatggactgcagtctaccaggcttctctgtccaagggattttccaggcaagagtactggagtgggttgccattaccttctccaaccCACACACTTCAGTAACCCTTAAAACGTTTCCAAAGACCCATTGTCTTAAAACGTTTCCAAAGACCCATTGTCTTGGAAAGCAGAgatatatgaatttaaaatactCATAATTAAAGAGTTTAACCTAGTACTTGTTGACAGCACAGAGTTTAGCTTTGAAACACCACTGCTCATAGTGTATGAGTGGCCATTCTCAGAAGCAGTGGAGTGTGAGAGAGTGAAAAGAAGTCTCAGCTCAAATGAGAGACCAAGCACTTCCAGGCTTGGTGGCCCTCATCAGctccatctctctttctctctctgagttGTTGCGAAACCCACACATAAAGAAATGGTAGTACCTGAAAAGGCTCAATGCTGTACAGATATTGTCATTAAATGCCTGTGTTTCTGTCGGCAATGTGTTCCCAGGCTTTGAGAACTGGGGACCTATCTAGGTAAGAAATGAGTTAACGAAAGGAAACTCCTCTCATTGCTAGGAAAAGACAATATTTTTTCAGCTGCGCTAGGTCTTCTTTGCAGCATGGGAGTTTCTTTAGCTGTGATGAGTGGTCTCCAGAGCACGTGGATGCGAGTGTGtaggctcagtcgttgtggccCTATGATAGTTCCCGTGCAGGGTGGTCTGGAGGTTCATACCCCTCCTCAGGGTGCTCAGATGCCTGAGTCCATGTCTTTTCACTCATCTGACCTTGATGGAAAGTCCACAAAGACAGGGAATTTATATTGTTAAGTTCACCAATGAAAGCTCttagaaattaataaataatcagTTAACATATGTCAGATAAATAAAGGTATCAAACACATCTTGACTGTAAGTCAGGTGCTATGCTTGGCACAGGGGCTTCAGTCCTTATTACCATGTCTTCTTGTCGGTCATGGGAAGTGATCAGTCTTCTTTAACCTGGTGTAGTCtctaccaagggcttccctggtagctcagctggtaaagaatctgtctgcagtgcaggagaccccggtttgattcctgggttgggaagatcccctggagacgggataggctacccactccattattcttggccttcactggtggctcagatggtaaagaatctgcctgcagtgtgggagacctgggttcaatacctaggttgggaagattgcctggaggaaggcatggcaacccactccagtattcttacctggagaatccccaaggacagaagagcctggtgcgggtcagtccagggggttgcaaagagtcggatgcaactgagccactaaacacaGCACACCCACTCCCTACATAGCACATCTTGAGTAGGATTAGGGAATCTctcttctactcttttttttttgccataccatgaagcatgcaggatcttggttctccGACCAATATGGACCCATGCCCTGTGCACTGGGAGATGGAAATctcaacctctggaccaccagggaagtcttccctTCTACTCTTGAATCAAAATGTTGTCCGGGGACTGCCacggtggtccactggttaagattttgccttgtAATGAAgagggtgagggttcaatccttgttcAGGGAGctacgatcccacatgcctttgcccccaaaaccaaaacatgaaacagaagcaatattgtagccaATTCagtcaagactttaaaaattgtccGCATCAAAAAAATTGTTGGTGGATTTGAATCTTTGGTGTTGCAGCGTCCAGGTCACGACTCCCATTTCTGTTCCACTAGGTAGCCTCTCTATTTCCTGGAATCCctttagttttaccttttccttgACTGGCTTTtagatttcttaaaaatgttaacttttaaaatatgttaatactAACTCTTGTTTAAGAAAGTAGCCATGCAAGGACAAAATGAAATGATGTCCATTAATTCAGGTCCCCATTTATCCAGTTCTTAACGTGTCCCCTTAATGGATAACCCCTCTAAATGACTTCTGTGTAACTTCCCAGGATGTCcatctccacacacacacccacacacacttcCTTCTGGGAGTATGAGGGAGAATCTGTCCATGCCTCTCTCTTAGCTTCTGTTTGTTTGCTAACAATctctggcattccttggcttgtggaagCATCACCTTGATCTCCGCCTTCATCTTCATGTGGCCTTCTCCCTTGGGGGAATGTCTGTGTCCATATTCTACCTTTTTATAAGATAGTCAGTCACGAGGTCATTAGGACCCCCTCCcccaatgacctcattttaacttgatgacCTTAGTAAAGAcccagtggcagattttattttcttgggctccataataactgtagacggtgactgcagccacaaaattaaaagacagttgttccttggaagaaaagttgtgacaaacctagacagcatattaaaaagcagacatcactttgccaacaaaggtctgtatagtcaaagctatggttttcccaggagtGATgaacagatgtgacagttggactgtaaagaaggctgagtgctaaagaattgatgctatcaaattgtggtgcaggagaagactcctgagagtcccttgggcagcaaggagatcaaacccatcagtcctaaaggaaatcaagcctttggaaggaatattcattggaagggctgatgctcaagctgaaactccaatactttggccacctgatgtgaagacccaactcactgggacagaccctggtgctgggaaagactgaaagcaggaggagaagggaacagcagaggatgagatggttggatggatggcatgaccaacacaatggacatgaatttgaacaaactctgggagatagagaaggacaggcaagcctggtgtgctgcagtccttggggtcacaaagagtcagatatgatttagtGACCGAACACCACCAATGAGAAAGAAGTACTGGGTATGAAGTACCCATATGATTTTGACATATGTTTTTTGTTGTACACAAAGTAAAGtaaggttgctcagtcatgcctgactctttgcgaccccgtggactgtagcccaccaggctcctctgtccatgggattctccaggcaagaataatttgTTGTACACAATTCACCCCCTAATTCTAACTCTCTGTGTAACCCACACTGCCCATCTGCTTGTTGTTGATAGCACCTGTAGCACCAGGGGCTGGTCAGCCTGCTGAATCACAATCACCGTGATCCAAATGCATCATCTCCTATGTCCCAATCTGGGAGACATGGGAGGCCTGTTGATGACAGTGGTCCTCCTGCAAAGTCAAACCACTAGACTCTATGTAAGACTGAGAATTGTGGCTGCTGAATCCAATAGTGAATCAGCTCATCTCAAAGTCCTTCCCCAAGTCATTAGAAAGCATGGTGATGTAATACACCTGGCTAATACACATTGTCTTTATCAGTATTAAAATTGAGCACAGCTAATCTTTCCTTCAAAAAGGAGAAATCCTATAAGCTCAGTACCTCAGAGAGTTTAAGGCTACTTCAAAGTCTCCTCTGCTCTGATCTTAAGGGGAAAGAGATCATGGGGAAAATACACATCTTTCCCTTCCTGTAGCACTTCATTCATCTCTGTTGACACAATCACCATGTTGCTCTGTGATGATTTATTGACATGTCTGTATCAGCCACCAGGCTGAATGTTTTGAGGGCAGAAACAGAGCGTATCCTTGTGTCCTAGGCACTGAGCTGTGGTCCTGGAACATGGTAGGTGCTGAACAACTTTTCTGTCCTAGGACTGAGAGGTAGTTGCTTTGCTGAATAGTTTCCTCAGGGCTGCCTTCATGTTCTTGTTCCTTAGGCTGTAGATAAAGGGGTTCAGCGTGGGGATGACCACCCCACACATCAAGGCAGCCGCCTTGTCCTtctgagaggaggtgggagatgctgGCTGCAGGTACACGGCAAAGATGGTGCCATAGAATAGAGTCACCACGGTGAGGTGTGAGCTGCAAGTGGAGAAGGCTTTCCATTTGCCCTGAGCAGAAGGGATCTTGAAGACTGCCCAGAAAATGCAGATATAAGAGAGGAGGATACATGTGAGAGGGCTGATGGCCATAATGATGCCGAAAGCAAAGATCACCAGCTCgttggtgtgtgtgtctgagcaGGAGAGCTTCAGCAGGGGCATGAGGTCACAGAAGAAGTGGGGGATTTCAGAGCCAGTGCAGAAGGTCAACTGAGCCATGAGGCTGGTGTGGACAATGGACTGAAGGTTGGTGATCAGCGACGACCCCACCACTAGCAACCCACACACACGGGGACTCATGATGGCCAAGTAGCGCAGAGGGTGGACAATGGCCATGAACCGATCAATGGCCATCACAGCCAGGAGGAAGCTGTCCATGGTCCCAAACAGGTGGAAGGCATACATCTGGGCAAGGCAGCCTGCAAAGGGGATGAGTTTTCTCTGAGTCCAGAGGTTCACCAGCATCTTGGGGATGGTGGTGGAAGACAAGAAAATGTCCACCAGGGACAGGTtacagaggaagaagtacatgggcgtGTGGAGGTGTGAGTCTGTGATGATGGCCAGGATGATGGGCAGGTTTCCAAAGATGGTGACCAGGTACATGGGCAGGAAGAGCCCAAAGAGGAAGATCTGATGCTCTGGCTTTTCTGAGAGTCCAAGGAGGAGGAATTCTGAGACTGCTGTTCGGTTTTCTCGCTCCATGGACAGCTTCTGTCTACcgtgaaggagaaaaggaggaagatgAGAGACATAAAATTTGGAGTCAGAGATGGAGTTCTGTCTCAGCTCCCTGCAAACCTGTGTGTTTTGTGAAAACCCATGGGATTCTTACAGCTCCCTTCCATGGACCTCTGTTTCCCCAAGGAAAACCATCCATGtctgagaatcagttcagtttagttcagttcagtcgctcagtcgtgtccgactctttgcgacctcatgaatcgcagcactccaggcctccctgtccatcaccaactcccagagttcactcagactcacgtccatcgagtcagtgatgccatccagctgtctcatcctctgtcgtcctcttctcctcctgtccccaatccctcccagcatcagagtcttttccaatgagtcaactcttagaatgaggtggccaaagtactggagtttcagctttagcatcattccttccaaggaaatcccagggttgatctcattcagaatggactggttggatctccttgcagtccaagggactctcaagagtcttctccaacaccacagttcaaaagcatcaattcttcagtgctcagctttcttcacagtccaactctcacatccatacatgaccactggaaaaaccataaccttgactagatggacctttgttggcaaagtaatgtctctgcttttcaatatgctatctaggttggtcataacttttcttccaaggagtaagcgtcttttaatttcatggctgcagtcaccatctgcagtgattttggagcccaaagaaataaaatctgacactctctccactgtttcgccatctatttcccatgaagtgatgggaccagatgccatgatcttcgttttctgaatgttgagctttaagccaactttttcactctcctctttcactttcatcaagaggctttttagttcctcttcactttctgccatggatAGTCTCAAATGTCTGACTTAGTTGTTTTGGGACAACTTAGGTATTGTTCATAAACACCATCATTTCTCTTCATAGAGCCAAGCTTCATAGAAAATCAAATTGAGAGAAATCAAGTGCAAACCTGatcatctttctcttcttttcccttcatctttctctctttcctttcctcctttactccctttcctctttcatcaGTAAGACATAATTTTAGCATCTCTTTTGGGTTCATGACTAGGGATATAGGGATGAATAGCACTTTTCTGAAGCATCCAATGAACCCTAAGTTCATTAGGGGCACTTTATGATCTGCTCCCAGGTGATGACTAGGTAGACCCCTTCTCATTTGTTGTGATGAGAACCAGTGTTGGAAACTCCAGCAAAAGAGTGGAAACGTAAAGTGGACAAACATACCTTTCACATTTTAACTTGAGTCCAGTATGTAAATTTATTCATTGGACTTTTTGATGAAGACCAAGGTCTTTTCTAGTATGAGGAAATTGGTGGTAGATCTGTATCAGCTGCCTTGCCTTAGCCATATACATAGGCTGAAAtctgtgttctgtttttttccatgAATGTGGAACAAGGAGTTAAGGATCCTTGCAAAACAATCTGGGTACAGAATCCTTTCAGATTTTTACATGTCTACATCCAAATTGTCTTCCATTACCTTGCTCACATCTATTTTGAcagcagattttaaaaatgattccttTTTGTTATTAAGTCTTTACAAAGCATACAATTTGGATTTCATGAAACCATATttcccattccttccctcccttccctttccttccctttctccctccattccgtccttccttcctcctttctgttATAGTTTGTTAATTTTTACAGTATTATCTAAACAATACATTTGTAGCAGCAACTGCAATCAGCATGATCAGGTTTGGCATTATTTAAAATGACTCAACTGAGCAGAAATGTTTCAACAAGCTAGTGAGTAGGCCCCTGGCCTCAAGCATTCAGTGCACTGGGACAGTAGTCATGTATTTTcaggggaaacagtgactttGAATGAACCCAGAATGCTGGTAAAGTAGAAGTTTTATAGAGAACTTTCACACTAACAAAAGAATATCTGGAGCTTTAAAGCTAATGacattttggggacttccctggtagtccagtggctaagacgtcATGCTCTCAGTGCAGGAGGCCCCAATTAGATCActgaccagggaactagatcccaaatgctgtAACTTAGGAGTCTGCAGGCCTCAACTTAAGGGTTGAGTTCACGTGCCCGTgcgccgcaactaagacccggcacagccaaataaacaaaatacatatttaaaaacagaaagctaCTGGCATTTTGGAAGTACATTTGGTCTTAACAGTACCTTCACAGGACAAGAAATTCTGTATTTTCGTATGATCTAGACAAACCATCACTGCTTCTTGTAACAGTTTTGCACCCTCAGTAAAATATACAATGTTGTATCATGTCGAACAGATATTCAGAAAGTTTATTCAAAGTAAAAACTCCCAGACACAGCCTGGACTATTCAAAGATAAGCCGTTTCCATGACAATAAGAAAGGTGTGATCAAGTGTCAGTTGACAAAAAGCAGAATGTCCTACATACGTATTCCTGGAGTTAATATGATGACAGGAAAGCAAGTTTGTAAAATAACATTCTGACATGAACTGATATGAAAATATGGACCAAAGGAATGAATGGGAGAGAGCAAGTTTTAAAGAAATGCCAACATGTAGTCATGCCTGATAGTATTCTCATTCATACATTTTAAGCTGACAATGAGTTTGATCCTagttttgtttccccatctatttagaAAGTTCCCATTATTTATTGGGAATTAGCAGGTtcatgaacatgaacttgggcaaacttcgggagatggtgagggacagagaggcctggcgtgctgcagtccatggggttgcaaagagtcggacatgattgggTGATTGAAAAACAACGACAATCAGGTTCATATAGAAAGTTCAGAGAAAGAAGATTCATACAAGACCACCAAAGCTTGGTTGCATTTGCCTCTTTAAGTCTCCATTTTCCAGTGAATGTGTTTATCCTTCCTTTAAATTAATGAAGACTTATAGAGAACATATTAGGTGCTAGGCACTATATGTGTCTCTTATGATACATAgacaacatagaaaaaaaaaccaatgtGTCATGATTCACCAGGTCCTTGTAAAATGTTAATATCATCTCTTTCCAGCAATGAGAGGATTTTCCTTTGctgccctcatttctttttaaaaaaattatttattttaactggaggctaattactttacaatattgtagtggtttttgccatacattcacatgaatcagccgtgtacatgtgttccccaaactgaacccccctcccacctccctccccatcccatccctcagggtcatcccagtgcaccatccctgagcaccctgtttcatgcattgaacctggactggcgatctatttcacatatggtaatatacatgtttcaatgctattctttcaaatcatcccaccctcaccctctccacagagtccaaaattctgttctttacatctgtgtttgttttgctgtctcatatatagggtcatcgttaccatctttctaaattccatatatatgtgttagtatactgtattggtgtttttctttctgacttacttcactctgtataataggctccagtttcatccacctcattagaactgattcaaatgcattctttttaatagctgagtaatatttcattgtgtatatgtaccacagctttcttgtccattcatctgctgatggacatctaggttgcttccatgtcctggctattgtaaacagtgctgcgatgaacactggggtacaagtgtctctttccattctggtttcctcagtgtgtatgaccagcagtgggatGCTGCCCTCATTTTTTACCTGGTTAAGTCCTCTGGTCTTAAAACCAATTTCTGACAAGCACATATGAGGCATTTAATGACAACAAAAGTGTTGAGACGTCTAAGGAGcaacacttaattttttaaaaaattttcttttattttttggctgagctgcatggcatgtgaattcttaggtccctgacaagggatcgaacctgcatcccctgcattggggatgcagagtcttaaccactggaccaccagggaagtccccagagtttCTTCATGTGTAGATTTCACAATGACTCTGAGAGGTATATGGTGTTGACCACAACTGGTAATAGAAAGACTGGGCCTGGCCCTTCTCTGGCAgagtagtggttaagaatctatgcttcca comes from the Bubalus kerabau isolate K-KA32 ecotype Philippines breed swamp buffalo chromosome 1, PCC_UOA_SB_1v2, whole genome shotgun sequence genome and includes:
- the LOC129641954 gene encoding olfactory receptor 1I1-like, translating into MERENRTAVSEFLLLGLSEKPEHQIFLFGLFLPMYLVTIFGNLPIILAIITDSHLHTPMYFFLCNLSLVDIFLSSTTIPKMLVNLWTQRKLIPFAGCLAQMYAFHLFGTMDSFLLAVMAIDRFMAIVHPLRYLAIMSPRVCGLLVVGSSLITNLQSIVHTSLMAQLTFCTGSEIPHFFCDLMPLLKLSCSDTHTNELVIFAFGIIMAISPLTCILLSYICIFWAVFKIPSAQGKWKAFSTCSSHLTVVTLFYGTIFAVYLQPASPTSSQKDKAAALMCGVVIPTLNPFIYSLRNKNMKAALRKLFSKATTSQS